The genomic segment GGGCGCACGGGGCGCTCGCGGCAGGGCCTGGGCGTGCTCGGGGCGCTGGCCGCGGACCCGCGGGCCGTGCGGCTGCGGGAGGTCGGGGAGCACCCCGAGGCGCACGGCTCCCCGCCGGGGCACCTGGTGATGCCCACGTTCCTCGGCGTGCCGATCCGGGTGCGCGGGGAGGCCTTCGGCAACATCTACCTGACCGAGAAGGAGGGCGGCCTGCCCTTCACGGCCGACGACCAGGAGCTGGTCTCGGCGCTCGCGGCCGCAGCCGGCGCGGCGATCACCAACGCCCGGCTCGTCACGCAGGCGCGCCACCGCCAGGACTGGCTCGAGGCGTCGCTGGAGATCATGCGGCAGCTGCTGGCCGGCGTGGGCCGCGACGACGGCCTCCAGCTGATCACCGACCGCGCCCGGCAGCTGGCCGGCGCCGACGTCGTCGCGGTGCTCCTGCCCGACGGCGAGGAGGACTTCGTGCTCGCCGCGGTCTCCGGCGTGGGCCTGGACGAGAGCGGGCAGGCGGCCCGGCTGCGCGGGAAGCGCGGGCCGCGGCACGCCGCGCTCAGCCGGGCGGTGCTCGGGCAGGGCCAGCCGCAGATCATCGCGGACATGCGCTCCGACCCGCAGCTGCGCACCCCGCCGGGCACCCCCGAGCTCGGTCCGGGCCTGGCGGTCCCGCTCGCGGCCGGCGAGCAGGTGCTCGGCGTGCTCGTCGTCGCCCGTGTGCCGGGCGGCGCGCGGTTCGGGGAGGTCGACCTCGGGCTCGCCTCCGCGTTCGCGCGCCACGCCGCCCTGGCGCTGGAGCTCTCGCGGGCGCAGTCGGACCGCACGCTGCTCGCCGTCTACGAGGACCGCGACCGCATCGCCCGGGACCTGCACGACGTCGTCATCCAGCGGCTGTTCGCGGCCGGGCTGTCGCTGCAGGGCCTGCGCCGGCACCTGCCGCCGGAGGCGCAGGCCCGCGGCGAGGCGCTGGTCGGGGACCTGGACGAGGCGATCCGCGACCTGCGCACGGCGATCTTCTCCCTGCAGCAGCCGACGGACCCGGCGGGCCTGCGCGTGCGCGTGCTGCGGGCGGCCTCGGCGGTGGCGCCCTCCCTCGGCTTCGACCCGCAGGTGCGCATGGACGGCCCCCTGGACACCGTCGTGCCCGACGCGGTCAGCGCGCACCTGCTGGCCGTGCTCACCGAGGCGCTGTCCAACGCGGCGCGCCACGCGCGGGCGCACCGCGTGACCGTGGAGGTCTCCGCCGGCCGCGGGCTGCTGCGCCTGGAGGTCTCCGACGACGGCGTGGGGCTCTCGCGGCGCACGCGCACGAGCGGGCTGGCCAACATGGAGGCCCGGGCGCAGCAGCTCGGCGGCGCCTGGCGCGCCGAGAGCCCGCCCGGCGCGGGCACCCGCATCGTCTGGCAGGTGCCCCTGCCCGCCTGAGGGTCGGTCAGCCCCGCCGGGCCTGCGCGGGCACGCCGACGCCCCCGCCCTCCAGGGCCGTCGCGGGCCGCCAGCGCACGAGCCCGCAGTGGACGCAGGCGATGACCGGCCCCGCGGCGTCGACGTCGGCGCGCAGCGCCCACGGGCGCCGGCACGCCGGGCACTGGTGCGCGAGGGCCCGGCGCCGGCGGAGGCGGTGCGGCGTCATGCCAGCAGCCTCCCGGGCCCACCCGGCGGGCAGGACGGGCCGGAGGGCCCCTCGGAGGGGGACCAAGGTCCCGAGGAGGACGCCACGACCCGGTGGTGCCCGGAGGGCGCCCGGGCACAGGGACGAGGAAGGCCCGGACCTGGTGGTCCGGGCCTTCCTCGATCAGTAGCGGGGGCAGGATTTGAACCTGCGGCCTCTGGGTTATGAGCCCAGCGAGCTACCGAGCTGCTCCACCCCGCGTCGGTGATACTGAGAATACGCCAGCGGGCGTGGTCCGGGCAAATCAGCCCGGCCCCCGCCCGCTCGTCCCGCTCGCTGGTGCCGCCCGCTCAGCCCTGCGCGGCCGCGGCCTCCGCCTCCAGCGCCCGCTGCAGCGCGGCCTGCAGGCGGTCCTGCGCCTCGCCGTAGGCGGCGAAGTCGCCGCGCGAGAGCGCGTCCTGCCCGTCGCGCAGGGCCTGGTCGGCCTCCTGCAGCGCGGTGGCCAGGTCGCTGCCGGCCGGGGCCGGCGTGGTCGGCGAGGGCGCCGGGGTGGTGGCGTCCGGGCTCGGCGCCGCCTCCTCGGCCGGGGGCGCGGCGGGCTCCGGCGCCGGCGCGGCGCCGTCCTGGCCGCTCGCACCGGCGTCACCGGCCTCCGCTCCGGAGTCGCCGCCGAAGACCTGGTCGAGGGCCTCGTCGAGGGTCTCGGCGAAGCCGATCTGCCCGCCGAAGCTGACCAGCACCCGCTGCAGCAGCGGCACCTGCGTGTCGCCGGAGCTCTCGACGTACACCGGCTGCACGTACAGCAGGCCGCCGCCGACGGGCAGGGTGAGCAGGTTGCCGTTGGCGACCTCGGCCGCGCCCTGGCGCAGCAGGTTCAGCTCCTGGGAGACGGTCGGGTTGGCGTTGAACTCGTTCTGCACCTGGCCAGGGCCGCTGACCGTGGTGTTGCGGGGCAGCGTGAGCAGGCGCAGCTGGCCGTAGCCGTCCCGCGGGTCCCCGCCCGTGGAGCCGGCGTCGGCGTCGACGGCGAGGAACCCGGTGAGCACGTTGCGCTCGTTGCCCTGGGTCGCCTCGGGGATGAACGTCGAGCTCAGGGAGAACGACGGCGCCTCCTGCTCGGGCATCTGCAGGGTCAGGTAGTACGGCGGCTGGGCGACCTCGTTGCCGGCCGTCGGGTCGTCCGGGACCTGCCAGAAGTCGGAGCGGGAGTAGAACGCCCCCGGCTCGGTGACGTGGTAGGAGGACAGCACCGCCCGCTGCACCTTGAACAGGTCCTCGGGGTAGCGCAGGTGCGCCATGAGCGCGTCGTCGACCTCCTCGACCGGCGCGAAGGCGTCGGGGAAGACCTTGCGCCACGAGGCGAGCACCGGGTCCTGCTCGTCCCAGGCGTAGAGGGTGACCTCTCCGCTGTAGGCGTCCACCGTCGCCTTGACCGAGTTGCGGATGTAGTTGACCTCGCGCTGCTGCAGCGCCGCCACGGAGCTGGCGTTCTGCGTCACGGTGTCGGCGGTGACGTTGCCGAGCACCTGGTCCTGGGAGTACGGGTAGGCGCTGGAGGTCGTGTAGCCGTCGACGATCCACAGCACGCGCCCGTCGACGACGGCCGGGTACGGGTCGCCGTCCAGGGTCAGGAACGGCGCGACCTTCTCCACGCGCTCGCGCGGGCTGCGGTCGTAGAGGATCTGCGACTGCGGGTTCACGGCGTCGGAGAGCAGGATGTTCTGGTCGCGGAACTTCACCGCGTACATCAGCTGGGTGAGCAGGTTGCCCACCGACGGCCCGCCCTCGCCCTGGTAGGTGTAGTTGCGCTGGCCGCTCGGCGCCTCGTCGTCCGGGTAGTCCAGCTCGCGCGGCGCGGCCTCGGACGGCGCCCCGACGATCGAGAACTCCGGGGAGCGCTCGCCGAAGTAGATCCGCGGCTCGTACTCGCCCAGCTCCCCGGTCGACGGGATCCCCTGCTGGAAGAAGGCAGGCTCGCCGTTGGGGCTGCGCTGGTTGCCGTAGGCGGCGACGACGCCGTACCCGTGGGTGTAGATCGCGTGCCGGTTGTTCCAGCTGTTCTGGTCCGACAGCCCGGCCAGGTCCAGCTCGCGCACCGCGATCACCGTGTCCTGGGTCTCGCCGCCGAGGTCGTAGCGGTCGACGTCCAGGGCGTCCGGGAAGCCGTAGTACTGCCGGATCTGCTGCAGCTGGCGGAAGGTCGGGCTGACGATCGCCGGGTCGAGCAGGCGGATGCTCGCGGCGGTCTGCGCGTCCTCGGCCAGCGCCCCGGCCTCGGCCGTGGCCTCCGGGGTGTAGGGGGTGGTCTGCACGTCCCCCACGTCGAACGCCGCGCGCGTCGCCTCGATGTTGCGCTCGATGTACGGCGCCTCGAACGTGGGCTCGCTCGGGCGCACCTGGAAGCGCTGCACCAGCGCCGGCAGCACGCCCGCCCCGACGATCGCGGAGACGACGAGCAGCGCGATGCCGCCGACCGGGAAGCGCCAGTTGCCCGTGGCCGCGGTGAGGAAGAACAGCACCGCGCACAGCAGCGCGATGATGGCCAGCACGGCGCGGGCGGGGATGACGACGTGGACGTCCGTGTACGTCGCGCCGTCGAAGCGCGTGCCGCTGTTGGTCAGCGTCGAGTACCGGTCCAGCCAGTACGAGCCCGCCTGCAGCAGCACGAGCGCGCCGCCGAGCACGGACAGGTGCACCCGCGCCGCCCTCGTCGTGCGCGGGCCGGGGCCCTGCAGGCGCAGGCCGCCGTACAGGTAGTGCGTCGCCGCGCCGGCCAGGCCCGAGAGCAGCACGACGGCCGTGAGCAGGCCGAGCAGGAAGCGCAGGAACGGCAGCGTGAAGACGAAGAAGCCGACGTCCAGGCCGAACTCCGGGTCGGCGGTGCCGAAGGGCGTGGCGTTGAGCCACAGCAGGACCGTCTGCCAGGCGCTCGCGGCCGCGGAGCCGGCGAACAGGCCCAGGACGGCGGGCAGGACGACGAGCACGACGCGCCGCAGCGGCTCCAGGCTCTCGCGGTAGCGGTCGAGGTTCTGCGCGGCCTGGGTGACGGGGGCGTAGACGGGCCGGGTCCGGTAGGCGATCGACAGGCTCGCGGCCACGCCGCCGGCCATGAGCAGGCCCGCGCCGAGGAAGAGCAGCGCCTGCGTGAGCAGGCGCGTGGTGTAGACCTCGTCGAAGCCCAGCTGGCGGTACCAGAGGACCTCGGTGCCGACCTGCGAGAGCAGGCTGACCCCGATGACGATCGCGCCGACCACGAGCAGGGTCGGCAGCAGGATCCGCCGCCCCCCGCGGGCGGGGGCCGACGCCGGCCGGCTGGGGCGGGGCGGGGGCTGGAACGTCACCGGATCTCACCTGCGGTTCGAGCGGAAGGGCGCTGGCCCCGGGATCGTCGCACGCGGCGGGGACCGTCGGCGTGGGCGTGCTGGCAGCATCCGCCAAGAGTCAAGAGACCGTCAAACTCCGGGGGCCCTCGCAGGCCCGCCTGTGACTCACGAGACAGCGGCGGCGTCCGCCGTGCAGCCGGGCAGGTCCTGCCCCTCACCGCGACCGATCGCCTCGACCGCCGCGCGGGCCTCCTCCAGCGTGCTGACGGCCACGACCTGCAGGCCCTCGGGCGCGCTGCCGACGACGTCCGGGCAGTTGGCGCGCGGGGCGAGGAAGGCGGCGGCGCCCGCGCGCTCGGCGCCGACCATCTTCTGCTGGATCCCGCCGATGCGGCCGACCGCGCCGGTGGAGTCGATCGTGCCCGTGCCCGCGATCGCGGCCCCGCCGGTCATGGCCCCCGGCGTGAGCAGGTCGACGATCCCCAGCGCGAAGACCATGCCCGCGCTCGGCCCGCCGATCCGGTCGGCCTGGATCGTCACGTCGACGGGGAAGTCGAACGCCGGGTCGACGAGGACGCCGAGCAGCACCGCGCCGTCCGCCCCGGCCAGGGTGGTCACCGGCACCTGCAGCGGCTGGCCGTCGCGCACCACCCCGACCGCCGCGGTGCGCCCGGCCGGGCCCGCCTGCAGGGCGTCGCGCAGCGCCCCCAGGTCGGCCACGGGGCGCCCGTCGACGGCCGTGAGGACGTCCCCGCGCCGCAGCTGCGCGGCCGCCGGGGCGCCCTCGGAGAAGCCCGCGACCTCCAGGGTCGTCGGCACCGGGGTGCCGAGGGCGGCGAGCGCGGCGGCGGTCGCGTTCTCCTGGGAGGTCGTCATCTCCTCGGCGTTGCGCTGCTCCACGCCCTCCTCGGTGGTGCCCGCCGGGAAGACCACCTGCTCCGGCAGCACCGCGCGGGCCGGGTCGAGCCAGCCGCGCACCACCTGCGCCAGGTCCACGCGCCGTCCCGGGCCGCCGGCCACGCGCACGGTCGTCAGCGCCAGCGACCCCTGCGTCGGGTAGGTCGGCGCGCCGGAGACCTCGATCAGCGGCACGCCGTCGATCGCCCCGAGGGTGTCGTGCACCGGCCCCGGGCTCTCGACGGCGTAGGGCACCGGCAGGAAGGACAGCGCCGAGAGCAGGACGACGAGCAGGCCGCCGCACACCACGGCGGCGAGGGTGCGCGGCTGGACGGCGTCCGCGAGCCGCCCGGAGCGCTCGCGCGCCTCCTCGCCCGCGCCGGGGGCCTGCGGCGCAGCGGTGCCCGCCGGCGGCGGCGCGCTCACGGGCGCGCCCGCCGCGCGCGGGTCTGGCGCACCAGGGCCGCCGTGCCGACCAGCGCCACCGCGGCCCCGGCGGCGCCGAGCGCGGCGTCGCGGGCGCCGTGGCCGCCGGCGGCCGCGGCTCGGCGGGCCCGGGCGGACTCGAGGACCTCGCGCAGGCAGTCCTCGTTGTCGTGCTCGGGGCGCCACCCCGCCTCCAGCAGCCGCCGGGAGGAGACCACCCACGGGTGCACGACGTAGGCGAGGTCGCCCGCGGGCATGGGCAGCACGCCCGCGCGCTGCAGCCTCTCGGCCGTGGCCAGCGCCAGGCGGCTCGGCAGTTCCACGCGCCGCATGCCGGAGGAGCGCTCGAGCACCGCCTGCGTCATCACGCCGGTGCTGCCCACCGTCAGCGGCCCCGACAGGTCCGCGCGGACGGCGGTGACGACGGCGCTCGCCAGGTCCTGCACGTGGCAGAACTGCCACACCGAGGGGCTGTCGCGCAGCGTCAGCAGCCGCGGCGCCTCGAAGTGGCGCGTGATGACGGTGTCCACGCCGGGCCCGGCGAGCGCCGCCGGGCGCAGCACCGCGACCCGCAGGCCCGGGTGCGCGCCCCGGGCGCGCTCGAGGACCTCCTCGACGGCCAGCAGGTCCCCGACCGTGCCGTCGTCCGGCGCCGCCAGCAGGGGCGCGTCCTCGGGCAGCGGGATGGGCGCGTCCGGGGAGGCGCCGTGGACCATCGCGCTCGTGACCGCGACCAGCCGGCGCGCGCCCGCGGCGGCGGCCGCCGTGACCACGGCCTGCGCGGTCGCCACCACGCGGCGCCGCCGCTCGGCGTGGCCGAGCCCGAGGACGGCGGCCAGGTCGGTGTCCGCGGCGACGTGCACCACGACGTCGGCGCCGCGCAGCGCCTCGACCACCGCCGGGGACGTCAGGTCGGCGGCGACCCGGCGCACGTCCCCGGACGCCGCGGTCACGCCGGGGCCGGCGCCGGGCTGGTCACCGGGGCTGCCGTCGGGGCCGCCACCGGGGCCGGCGTCCTGGGGTCGCACCGCCACGACGCGCCCGACGTCCTCGGCGGCCGCGAGGGCCCGCACGACCGCCTCGGCCCCCGGGCCGGTGCCCGTGACGGCGACGACCGCCGCGTCCGCCGCGTCGCGCGCCCCCGGCGCGGCCGGTCCGGCGGGCGGGGCGTCGTCGCCGGGCCGGCGACCGACCACGGGACCTCCTGGGCTGGGCGCTGCTGGGTACGGTGGAGCGAGGTGCGGCTGTCGCGTCACCGGTCGTGGGTGCCCATTCTCACCCGTCCCGCGCAGCGCCCCGCACGAGCGGTGCCCCCCGCCCGTCGAGACCGTCGAGACCCGAGGAGGTCCCGGTGTCCGAGCACCCCGACCCGCGCGACCCTGCTGACGAGCCCGCGAGCGAGCCCGCGGACGAGCCCACCGGCCGGCCCGCCGACGACCCGGGCGGCGAGCGCGCCGACGGCGCGAGCGGCGAGGAGGGCGGCGAGCCCGCCGGCCGGCCCGGCGGCGGGAGCCCCGAGGAGGGCGCCGGCGGCCCGGGCGGCGGGCGGGGTCCCGCGGTCCCGCAGGACCCGCTGGCGCAGCTGTTCTCCCAGCTCACCGGTGGCGTGCCGGGCGGCGTGCCGCGCGGCTTCCCCGCGGGCTTCGGCAGCGACCTGTCCGGGTCCGGTGGAGGGCCGGGCGGCGCGGGCGGCGCAGCCGGGTTCGGCGCGCTGGGCGGCCTGGGTGGGCTGGGTGGGCTGGGCGACCTGGGCGCGCTGGGCGGGCCCGGGGGGATCGACCCCGCGCAGCTCTTCCAGCAGCTGTCCTCCGACCCGGCGGCGCTGCAGCAGGTGCTGGCCTCGGTGCAGCGGCTGCTGTCGAGCTCCGGCGAGGGCCCGGTCAACTGGGACCTCGCGCGCGACCTGGCCCGCCAGACCGCCGTCGCCGGCGGCGACCCGAGCCCCGGGGAGGCCGCCCGGCGCGAGGTGACGGAGGCGCTGCGCCTGGCCGACCTGTGGCTCGACGCCGTCACCGACCTGCCCTCCGGGGCGGCGGGCGACGAGGCGTGGTCCCGCTCGGAGTGGGTGGAGGCGACGCTGCCCACCTGGCGCCGCCTGGCCGAGCCCGTGGCGGTGGCCGTGGCGGACGCTGTGGCCGCCGCCATGGCCGACCAGGCGCCGGAGGAGATGCGGGCGTTCATCGCCGGCGCCGGCGCGGTGATGCGCTCGGTCGGCGGCGCGGTCTTCGGCATGCAGCTCGGCCAGGCGGTCGGCGGGCTCGCGCGCGAGGTGGTCTCGGCCACCGACGTCGGGCTGCCCCTGACCGACGGCTCGGTCCTCGCGCTCGTGCCCGCCAGCACCGCCGCCTTCGCGGAGGGCCTGGAGGTGCCGCTCGCCGAGGTGCGCCTCTTCCTCGCCGCGCGCGAGGCCGCCCACGCGCGCCTGTTCGCTCACGTGCCGTGGCTGCGCGCCCACCTGCTCGGCGCCGTCGAGGCGTACGCGCGCGGCATCACGATCGACACCGGCCGCATCGAGGAGGCCGTGCGCTCGGTGGACCCCACCGACCCGCAGGCGCTGCAGTCGGCCCTGTCGTCGGGGCTGTTCGACCTGCAGCGCACCCCGGCCCAGCAGGCGGCGCTGGACCGGCTGGAGACGGCGCTCGCCCTCGTCGAGGGCTGGGTGGACGAGCTGGTCGACGCCGCGGTGCGCCGGCAGCTGCCGCAGGCGGGCGCGCTGCGCGAGGCGGTGCGCCGCCGCCGCGCCGCGGGCGGCCCGGCCGAGCACGTGCTCGCCAGCCTCGTCGGCCTGGAGCTGCGACCCCGGCGGCTGCGCGACGCGGCCCGGCTGTGGGCGGTGCTCGAGCAGGGGCGCGGCGCGGCCGGCCGGGACGCCGTGTGGGCGCACCCGGACCTGCTGCCCACCGCGGCGGACCTGGACGACCCGGAGGGCTTCGCCCGCCGCCGCACCGACGCCGAGGCGTCCTCCGCCGACGTCGACGCCGCCCTGGAGCGGCTGCTCGAGGAGGACGGCGGCCCCGGCGAGCAGCGGTGACCGGCGCCGCGGGGCCGGCGGAGCCCGCGGGGGCGGCGCCGGGCTCCGCCGCGCACGCCGACGCCGGAGCGCTGCTCGCGGCCTGGCGCGCGCCGGACGCCGCGCAGGAGCGCCTGCGCCGGGCGTACCTGGACCACCTGGCCGCCCACCCCGACGCCCTCGACCGCGGCGGGCCCCCGGCGCACCTGACGGCGTCGTGCCTCGTGCTCGACGAGGACGGCGAGCACGCGCTGCTCGTGCTGCACCGCAAGGGCCGGTTCTGGGTGCAGCCCGGCGGCCACGTCGAGGCCGACGACCCCGGGCTCGCGGCGGCCGCGCTGCGCGAGGCCGCGGAGGAGACGGGCCTGCCCGCGCCCGGCGGGCTGCGGTTGCGCCTGCGCGGGGCACCGGCCGACCTGGACCGGCACGTCCTGCCCGGCGCCTTCGGGCGCTGCCGGGAGCACCTCGACGTCGCGTTCCTGGCGACGGCGCCGCGCGCGGTGCGCCCCGCCGTCAGCGACGAGAGCGAGGAGGCGGCCTGGTGGCCCCTGGCCGACCTGCCGCCGGGCGTCGTGCCGGACCTGCCGCCCCGCCTGCGCCGCGCGGCGGCGCTGCTGGGCCCGGAGCCGCCCAGCCCGGAGCTGCCCAGCCCGGAGCCGCCCAGCCCGGAGCCGCCCAGCCCGGAGCGGGCCGCCGGCTCCTGACGCCCCTTCCCCGGGAGAGCCCCCTCCGTGGTGATCTTGCACTTCCGGACCGGCCTGCGGCCCGGAAGTGCAAGATCACGAGGAGGGGATCACCAGCAGCAGGCTCGGCCGTTGTCCGGGCGAGGGCGGGGCGAGGGCGGGGCGAGAGCGGTCGGCGTCACCGCGCGCGCGGCGGGTCGTCCTGGGGACGGGGGCCGGCGTCCTCGTGCACCTCGTCGTCCACGTCGGCCAGGGGCAGGTCGCGCGCCGCGGCGAAGCCCTCCAGGTAGCCGCGGGCGCGCTCGGCCCGCGGGTAGGCGCTGACGAGCTCCCAGAACCGGTCCCCGTGTCCGGGCTCGATCAGGTGGGCCAGCTCGTGCACGAGGACGTAGTCCACGACCCACGGCGGCAGGCCCTGGAGCCGGTCGGAGAGCCGGATGGTGCCCTCCCCGCTGGTCGTGGAGCCCCACCGCGCGGTCTGGTTGGCCACCCAGCGCACCGCCGTCGGGCGCGCCCGCCCGCCCAGGTAGCGCGCGGACAGCTCGTCGGCCCGCCGCCCCAGGGCCTCGTCGCTGGGCCGGCGCCGCTGGTCCTGCGCGGCGAGGCGGGTGACCATGCGGTCGACCCACGCCCGCTCCTCGGCCCCGGTGAAGCTCGCCGGGATGCACACGACGAGGGTGCCGCCGTCGCGGTAGGCGGTGACCGTGCGGGTGCGGCGCTGGCTGCGCCGCACATCCACGCGCGCCCCCGCACCAGGGCCGGGCGCACCCCCCGGGTCCGCGTGCGCCGTCCGCGCCGTCCGCGCCGTCCGCGCCGCCATGACGCGCACGGTAGCGGCCGGAACGCCCGCTCCGGTGCCCCGGCGCAGCGGCATCACTGCACGTCAGAGCCTTGTGACGCTGCGTGGAGGAGTGCGGCGGGGGCGCCGCCGTCCGGGTCACGGCCCGGCCCCGGGGCGGCTCCCCCGTTGACGCGGCCGCCGCGGGTGCCTAGCGTTGAACCCGAGGTCCTCCGGGTGCCGACGTTCCCCCGCAGGGGAAGGCGGGTCGAGCCCGGCACCCGGAGGGTCCTCCTCTCCTCCGCCCGCACCGGCCACCGGTGGACGCCGGGCGACGACGCCCGGCTCGGCTAGGGTGGCGCGGTCCACGCCCCAGGAGGCGCCTGCCGCGACCGCCGCGCGCCCTGAGGGTCACACCCCGACCAGAGGAGGCCGCCGTGGCCGAGACGTACAAGGGCGAGTTCTACTGCGTCAAGTGCAAGGAGAAGCGCGAGGCCGAGGGCGACGTCGTCGAGACCAACGGCCGCCGCATGGCCAAGGGCAAGTGCCCGGTGTGCGGCACGAACCTGAACCGGATCCTCGGCAAGGCCTGACGCCGCCTCCGCTGCGCGACGGCGGGCGATCCCCCGGGGTCGCCCGCCGTCGTCGTCCCCGCCCCCGGGGCCGGCGCGCGGGGCTGTGGACGGTGCCGGCGGCCGACAGGCCCCGGCTGCCAGGCTGGCCGGGTGCTGCTGGAGCTGCGACCGGGCCTGCTGACCGCCTGGCGCGGGCCAGGGCGCCTGCAGCTGGGCACGGGCCGGCGGGGCGTCGTCCTCGACGGCCTCGACCCCGCGGAGGAGCGCCTGCTGGCCGCGCTCGACGGCTCCCTCGACGCGCGGGGCCTGGAGGCACTGGCCGCGCAGGAGGGCCTGCCCGTCGCCCGGGCGCGCCACCTGCTGCACGTGCTGGGCCGCGCCGGGGCGCTGGTGCCGCGCCGCACCCCCCGCCACCGCCTGCTGGAGCTGCCCGCGCCGCTGCGCCGCCGCAGCGCGCCGGACGCCCGAGTGCTCTGCCTGGCCCATCCCGACGGCGACGGCTGGCACGTGCTGGCCCGCCGGCGCCGGGCCACCGCCGTGGTCGCGGGCGCCAGCCGCACCGGCCTCGGCGTGGCGCGGGGCCTGGCGCTGGCCGGCGTCGGCACCGTCCTGGTCGAGGACGACAGCGCCGTCACCGCCGCCGACGTCGGCGGGGGCGGCTTCGAGGACGACGACGTCGGCCGCCCTCGCGGGCAGCGGGCGGCGGCGCTGGTCGCGGCGTGCGCCCCGGGCGTGCGCACCGCGCCCGAGCCCGGCGCGGGGTCCCTGCGCCCCGACGTGGTGGTGCTGGTCGCGGGCGGCGCCCTGGACGCCCGCCGCACCGAGGCCCTGGTGCGCGAGGGCGTGCCGCACCTGCCGGTGCTCTGGCGCGAGGACACCACGAGCGTCGGCCCGCTGGTGCGGCCCGGCGCCTCCGCGTGCGCGCGCTGCGTGGAGCTGCACCGCACCGACCGCGACCCGCAGTGGCCGCGGCTGGTCGCCCAGCTGGCCACCGCGGCCCCCGGCGGGCCCGCCCGCCCGGAGGAGTCCTCCCTGGCGGCCCTGACCGCGGCGCTGGCGACGGTGCAGGCGCTCGCCCAGGTGGACGGCGTCGCGGACCCGGCCGCTCTCGACGCCACCCTCGAGGCGTCCCTGCCCGAGGGCGCGGTGCTGGTGCGCCCCTGGTCGGCCCACCCGCGCTGCGGGTGCACGTGGCCCGGTGACGGCCCGCCGCCGGGGCCCGGGTGAGGATCGGGTGGCGAGCGAGATCCCCCGCGATCGCTCGGCCCGCGCTGGCGCGGCGCCTTCGCCCGCGTCGGCGCCCCGAGCCGCCGCCCTCCGCTCCCGCTCGCCCCTTCCACCACGCAGCGTTGACGAGCAGGTGCGGGGGGTGTAGACCCGGCCCGTGGCCAGGACCTACACCATCCTGCGGGAGGCGGGCCGCCCGCGGACCGCCAGCCCGTTCGACCTCGCAGCCCCGCGCGCCCTCGCCGCCGAGGGCGTCGACCTCGCCCTGGTCGACGTCGCCGAGCTCGGCAAGGCGGAGCTGGCCGACGTCGCCCGCGACCCGCAGGTGCGCGCCGTGGCCCCCGTGATGCCGACGACGCTCGTGCGCCCCCGCGCCGGCGAGGCCCCGCAGGAGGCCGGCGGCGCCACGTGGGGGGTGCAGGAGGTCGGCGCCGACACCTCCGCCCGCACCGGCGCGGGCGTGCTGGTCGCCGTCCTGGACACGGGCGTCGAGGCCTCGCACCCGGCCTTCGCGGGCGTGGAGCTGGTCGAG from the Quadrisphaera sp. DSM 44207 genome contains:
- a CDS encoding NUDIX domain-containing protein, whose product is MTGAAGPAEPAGAAPGSAAHADAGALLAAWRAPDAAQERLRRAYLDHLAAHPDALDRGGPPAHLTASCLVLDEDGEHALLVLHRKGRFWVQPGGHVEADDPGLAAAALREAAEETGLPAPGGLRLRLRGAPADLDRHVLPGAFGRCREHLDVAFLATAPRAVRPAVSDESEEAAWWPLADLPPGVVPDLPPRLRRAAALLGPEPPSPELPSPEPPSPEPPSPERAAGS
- a CDS encoding M48 family metallopeptidase, with the protein product MAARTARTARTAHADPGGAPGPGAGARVDVRRSQRRTRTVTAYRDGGTLVVCIPASFTGAEERAWVDRMVTRLAAQDQRRRPSDEALGRRADELSARYLGGRARPTAVRWVANQTARWGSTTSGEGTIRLSDRLQGLPPWVVDYVLVHELAHLIEPGHGDRFWELVSAYPRAERARGYLEGFAAARDLPLADVDDEVHEDAGPRPQDDPPRAR
- a CDS encoding DUF5679 domain-containing protein, which codes for MAETYKGEFYCVKCKEKREAEGDVVETNGRRMAKGKCPVCGTNLNRILGKA